The sequence CTTTTTCAACGGGTAATGATTCACCTGTAATGGCAGCCTCATTTACTGAGCTGACTCCATCAACAACAATACCATCAGAAGGAATTTTTTCACCAGATTTCACTAAAACGATATCATCCTGCTGCAAAACATCAATGGGAACAACTCTTTCAACACCATTTGTAATTAAAATGGCTTCCTTAGGCGCTACTTTTAATAGTTTTTCCATTGATTTTCTAGCCTTCTCCATACCTAAACCTTCAAGATACTCATTTAAACCAAATAATATGGCTACGAGCGTTGCCTCTTTCCATTCACCAATAGATATGGCTCCAACCAAAGCAATAGTCATCAATGTATCGATATTAAATTTTAAACGAAATAGATTTTTAAGTCCCTTTATAAAAGTCTGATATCCGCTAATTGTTATAGCAGTTAAATAAAATATAACAGGTAGTATATTTGGTAGAAAAGTTTCAAAAATGATGGTTAGTATAAATAACCCTGTGGAAATCCCCAAAAATAATTTTAATTTATTACTTCGAGCGTGAGCATGACCATGCTCTTGTTCTACATCACTAATTAGAGATGCTCCATCAGTCGCTAATATTTCCTTAACTTTCGCTAAGCTAGCACTTTCATCAATCTTCAGCTTTGAAGAATTATATAAGATAGCAGCTGTATCTCCATTATCCAACTTTTTAATTTTTTCTTCCATATCAGCAGCACAGCTAGCACAGCTTAAACCTTCTATTTTATATTCCTTCATACTTGTCCCCCCTCAGATGTAGGTAATAAGTGATTCTCCTATATTTAAAGATGCTGGGCATGGTTTATTGCTTGTTCTAACAAGTCCACTACATGTTCATCATCATGAGAATAATACATCGTTGTTCCCGCTCTGCGGTATTTTACCAATCGTAAGTTTTTTAAAAAACGTAACTGATGTGAAACAGTCGATTGCAGCAATCCAAGCTTTTCTGAAATCTCATTCACTGAATATTCTTGATTCACTAACAAATGTATAATTCGAATTCTTGTTGGATCGGATAAAGCTTTAAATGTTTGAGATACGATAAATAATGTTTCCTTATCTAGTTCATTATAGTCATTTCCATTTGATTGATGATTGTTTTCCTCCGTCATTTTTTAAACACTCCCATTTACTATATATGCACATATGTTCATATTGACATTAATTCATTTTAATTTATCATAAAACCAGACAATTCGTCAATAAACAAGCCCCTATCCAAGGATAGAGACTTGTTTTCACTTTAGAGAGGTTCACTTAATAGCTTTAACTCGAACTGCACAAATTTTAAACTCTGGCATGCGGCTGATTGGAGCTAATGCATCATTTGTTAATTGATTAATAGCTAATTCTTTCCCCCAGTGAAACGGGACAAAAATCGTTTTAGGATGAATTCCTTCTGTGATTTTAACATGAAAATCAAGTGATCCTCTTCTACTTGTAATATTTATTTTTTGATTCGGAAGCAAACCTATTTTTTTGGCTAACCAAGGATGAATTTCCGCAACAGGTAACGGAGATCTTTTATTCAAATTTTCAGTTCTCCGAGTCTGCGCACCACTAAGATAATGATTCGCTAGACGACCAGTTGTTAAAATATATGGATACTCTTGATCTATTGGCTCTGCAGGTTTCTCCGGTTTGATTGCAAATATTTTTGCTTTTCCATCTTCATGATAAAACCCATCCTTAAACATCATTGGTGTCCCTGGATGATTTGGTTCATGACATGGCCAAAACAAACCTTTTTCCTCTTTCAAACGTTCATAGGTAATCCCACCATAATCTGCTTTCCCACCTGCAGAAGCTCTGGCTAACTCATTAAATACATCTTCGATTGATTGATATTGAAAATACTGTCCACGACCTAATCTTTCTGCAAATTCACAAATAATTTCATAGTCCAATAGATTTTCATTCGGAGTTTCTAAGACTTTGGCTCTATGAAAAACGCGACCTTCCAAATTCGTTAAAGTACCTTCTGCTTCTAAAAATGAAGATCCAGGTATTAACCAATCTGCATATTCTGCTGTTTCCGTTTCAAATAAATCAACTACAACTAATAATTCTAACTTCTTTAATGCTTGCTCAACCACAGCATTATTCGGACTCGATACGATCGGATTGGAGCCCAGTACAATCATCGCTTTGATCTCACCCGCATTCATTTTCTCAAACATTTCAAATGCAGAAACACCATTTCTGGGTAGTTCATCTGGTGAAATCCCCCACACTTTTGCAACATGTTCTCGTGCTGATTTATCCTCTAACATACGGTAACCAGGAAGCTGATCTGCTTTTTGACCATGTTCTCTTCCACCCTGTCCGTTTGCTTGCCCTGTTACTGCACCAAAACCACAACCTGATTTACCAATTTTCCCTGTGGTTAAGCATAAATTAATATAATTTAATGTATTTTCAACACCGTTCACCTGCTGTTCCAACCCACGTGCTGTGAATACAATTCCTGTTTTAGCTTTTGCAAAACCTCGTGCAATCGTTCGAATCTTAGGAGCAAGGATTCCTGTCATTTCCTCTACAACATCAGGAGAAAATGGTTTCACGGTATCTACTAGCTCAGAAAATCCATTTGTTTTATCCTTAATAAATTGCACATCATAAAGCTTTTCATTCACAATCACATGTAATAAAGCATTAACAAACATGGCATCAAAACCAGGTTGTAAACGGACATGTATATCAGATAATTTTGAAGTTTTCGTATTTCTAGGGTCAATGGTAACGATCACTGCCCCTTTTTTCTTTGCTGCCATTAAGTATGGCAGCATCGTCGGTTGGCATTCCGCAATATTTGATCCTGCTAGAATAATGTACTTTGCATTTTCTAATTCAGCTAAAGGGAGTGTTAACCCTCGATCAACACCAAATGCTTTATTTCCTGCTGCTGCAGCAGTAGACATACAATACCTACCGTTATAATCAATATATTTAGATTGCAACGCCACTCGAGTAAACTTGCCTAATAAATAGGAAACTTCATTTGTTAAAGATCCGCCCCCAAAAACGGAAACTGAATCTTTCCCATGTATATTTTGTAACTCTTTCATTTTATTTGAAATCTGATCAAATGCTGTTTCCCAACTCGTAGTGGACCATTTCTTATCACCCTCTTCACCCACTCTAACCAAAGGTTCTCTAATACGGGAGGGGTGTACAACATGATCTAGTGAATTTAACCCTTTTTGACAAAGTCGTCCTGTTGCTACTGGAAAATCTGGGCTAGGTTTAACTACCAGACCTGATTTTTTGTCACTTGGAACTAGCTGCAAGCTACACTGCATACTACAGAAACAGCAGTGAGATTGATTAGATACGGGCTGGTTTTTTTGTGATTTTTTCTTTTTTTTAAACAGCGTTAAAGCCATCAAACTCACCCCCGTAAAATTACTCTTAAAAGTGACTTAACACAATCTAGCAATATCCATTTAAGCAGCCACTTCTAGCTAGCGATTTCGCTTTTTTCTAATAAAGCAATATATACTTTTCCATTTTCAACGTATACATCAAAAGTGGTTACACATCCAGTATCTGGTTTTTGCACTAAACCTGAAGATAAATCAATTTTACGGTCGTGTAAAGGACAGAACACATATTCCCCACTCACTATCCCTTCTGCTAAAACACCATCTTTATGAGGACAGCGATTTTCAATTGCTAAGATTTTACCACTTGTTAAACGAAAAATAGCTAACTCTTTTTCTTTAAAACGAACTGTTTTTCCTGAGTTCACAGGTAAATCATCATAATTAGCTACTTCTACCCATGATTTATCACTTTTTAAGTTGTTCATTCCGTTCATCCTCCTATTTAACTTTGAATGGTTTCATTTATTTAAAGATAATCACTTTGCTTCTATGACTTCGTATAAATCCTTTTGAATTTTTTCACTTTTTACAGCTTCTTTCCAAGGATCTTTTAAAACGGAAAGTGCTGTATCCATTCTTCCACAAAGTTCTTCACGTTTTGCTTCATCTGCCAAAATGTCTTGAATATGTTGAACTCCCAGTCGCTCTACCCATTCCGATGTACGTTCTCCATAAACTCCAGTTTCACGGTAATATTGTAAATAAGCTTCTGTATATTCGATCACTTCTGCTTCTGTTTTCACCGTTGCTACCAAATCACCTTTACGAAGCTTTACACCACCGTTACCACCAGCGTATAATTCCCAGCCTCCGTCGATGGCAACAACACCTAAATCTTTGATTCCTGATTCAGCGCAGTTACGTGGGCATCCGGATACAGCCATTTTCACTTTTGCAGGCGTATTTAAACGTTCAAATCGTTTTTCAATCTGAATCCCCATTCCCATAGAATCGGCAGTTCCAAATCGACAAAACTCTTCTCCAACACATGTTTTTACTGTTCTGACCGCTTTACCATAGGCATATCCTGAAGGCATATCCAACTCTTCCCACATGTTTGTTAAATCTTCTTTTTTAACACCTAACAAATCTATTCTTTGACCCCCAGTGATTTTCACTTTTGGCACATTGTATTTTTCAGCTACAGTTGCGATTTTTTTCAAATCTGCTGGATTTGTAACCCCACCATACATTCGAGGTACTACTGAATACGTACCATCCTTTTGGATATTCGCATGCATTCTTTCATTTACAAAACGTGAAGTTGAGTCATCTTGATACTGTTTTGGATTCACCATGCCTAAGTAATAATTAATAGCAGGTCTACACTTAGAACAGCCCTCTTCGTTTTTCCAATCTAGAACACTCATAACCTCACGCACATGGGAAAGACCTTTTTCCTTAATTTGTACTACGATTTCTTCTTTTTCTAAATCCGTACATTCACACATCGTTTCTTTTTGTGCTGATTTATCAAATTCATCACCTATTGTGTACTCTAATAAATCACTTACTAACGATTTACATCCTCCACAAGAACGTGAGGCTGTTGTACAGTTTTTCACTTCTTCAACCGAAGTTAATCCTTGCTCTTTAATCACTGAACAGATGGTACCTTTACTTACTCCATTACATCCACAAATGATTTCATCATCACTCATATCAGCGACACTAGATCCTTTACCACTATTTTCATCGGGATCTTTTAGAATAGCTGCTTTTTCATATCCAGTAATGTCTGTTTCGTTGCGTATCATTTGCATTAATCTAGTACCATCCGAAGTATCTCCGAATAGTACTGCACCAATAATCTTGTTTTCTCTTACTAAAACCTTTTTATAAATACCTGAAAATTCATCTTCTATTTTGATCGCTTTTGTATTATCTCCATCAATAAATTCTCCACCTGAGAATACATCTACACCAGAAACCTTTAATTTTGTATATACTACAGAACCTTCATAAGGATTTGTATCTACTCCTGCAATTTTCTTTGCTAATACAGCACCTTGTTCAAATAACGGAGCAACTAATCCATATCCAATCCCTCTATGTTCTGCACACTCTCCAACGGAAAATATATCTTTTACACTCGTTTCTAGAAAATCATTTACTACAATGCCTCGTTTAACTTCAATACCTGCATCTACGGCAAGCTGCACATTTGGAGAAATTCCTACTGCCATCACAACTAAATCTGCATCAACTTTGGAACCATCAGAAAATTTTAAACCTTTCACTCTATCTTTACCTAGAATTTTCTCTGTCTGTTTATTCAATAAAAAGTTCATGCCTTGAGACTCTAGTTTTTCTTGAAGCATTTTTGAAGCTGTACGATCCAGTTGTCTTTCCATAATGGAATCACAGATATGCACTACATCCACCTTCATACCAAGGTTTAAAAATCCTCTTGCTGCTTCTAATCCTAATAATCCTCCACCGATAACAACCGCTTTTTTGTAGTTTTTCGCAGCTTCCATCATATACTCACAATCTTGAATAGTACGATAAGCGATAACTCCTTCTTTATCTGCACCTGGTAATGGAAGCATAAACGCATTGGATCCTGTAGAGATAATCAATTTATCATAAGAAATTGTTGTACCTTTATCACTTGTCACTATTTTAGTTTCCGAATTTATCTCAGTGATGGTTTCCCCTGTATATAATGAAATCCCATGTTCCTCATACCATTCATAACTATTAATAACAATATCATCTACTTTGGAATCTCCCGCTAAAACGTAGGATAATAATATACGATTATAGTTTGGATGCGGTTCTGAACCAAAGATTGTAATATCAAACTGATTTGGAGCTAGCTTTAATATATGCTCAACTGTGTTCACACCAGCCATCCCATTCCCTATCACCACTAGTTTTTCTTTTTGACTCATTATACACACGCCCCTTCCTTATAGTTAAAATACGTGTTCAAAAAGTCCAGTTTTTAGCACCGAGAAGATTGTACGAATATGCAAACCGATGTTTTTCGGGGTCCCCGAAAAGTATTCGGAATACACTTCAAAGTAATACTTCACTTTTTGGGGTGTAGCAAGTGTAGTGATTGTTACATGAGTACCGGAATTCAAATGTGAGTGCAGTATTCGATGTCGAATTCACTTCCATGGTCCTCTTCGTGATCCCTACTTAAGATCAGTCACATCCATGTGACTAATGTAGGATCAGCACTTCCTGTGCTGACAAAGTGGGGGACTTTTTGAGCAACCTCTTAAAGGTAAACAAAAAGAGACCTACTGATGTTATAGTTAACCATCAGATAGGCCTCGTTGCCATCTTTCATTTACAGACACGCCATTGTGTCATTCGCTATTGTTAACACAATTATATGCCCTTTGAAGTATCATGTCAAGTTTAATGACATACATTTAACTTAATTAAGTAAATAAATTCATTTCATGTAAATTTTTTTGCTTGTGTGTCATATTCATGTAATATATTATGCAACAACCTTTTCTCCAACCATGTCTTCTTCCACTTCCGCAGCTTGTTGTTCTATCGCTTCAACATCTGGTTCTTTTAAGAAGAAACATGCCGCAAAACAGACTAGAGAGGCGCAACCAATGACTACAAAAAAAGCTTGCGGACTTACAAAAGTAAGTACTGTTAGAAAAGTCGTCGCACCTACATTACCATAGGCTCCAACCATGCCTGCCACTTGACCAGTCAAGCGTTTTTTAACTAAAGGTACCATTGAAAAAACAGAACCTTCACCTGCTTGAACGAAAAACGAACAAGTCATTGTTAAGATAACAGCTGCTATGATTGACCAACTAGCATTAACAAATCCCATGCACAAGTATGTGACAGATAATCCGGCTACAAGAATAGTTAAGGTTTTTTTACGACCAAATTTATCACTTAGCCATCCTCCACTTGGACGAGCCACTAAGTTCATAAATGCATAACTAGAGGCAATCATTCCTGCTTGTGTCACCGAGAGATTAAATGTTGTCAGGAAAAATAATGGCAGCATAGAAACAACCGCTAATTCAGACCCAAACGTACAGAAATATGCTAAGTCTAATATGGCTACCTGTTTGAAAGAATACTTTTCTTTTTCTTGTACGCCTTCTTGAATGTGCTCTTTGTTTACAGACCATATTTTATAACAATTTGAAATAAATAATAATGCTAATAACCCATATATCAAACTAGATATTCCAGAATTAATTAAGCCTAATCCCTGTACCTTCCAAGTAAGAACCCCTAAAATCACATACATCGGCAAAGTCATCGCCATTAAAAAGATCATGTCTCCGTAATTGCTAACTTCCATCGCACCACTTCGCTTAGGACGTTTAAATTGACGACCTTCAGGAGTATCTTTCACAGATTTAAAATAGATAAAAGAATATAGCAAACTTACTAATCCAGTAAATCCAATTGCCCATCTCCAACCATTTTCCAAACCAAAAGAATGTTCCATAATATAAACTGCAATTAATGGAAGTGTAAATGCAGCAGCTGCAGAACCAAAATTACCCCATCCTCCGTATACACCTTCCGCAACACCTAGATGTTTCGCAGGAAACCATTCAGATACCATGCGAATTCCAATAACAAAACCTGCTCCAATCATAGCAAGTAAAGTACGTGCTATGAAAAGCTGAACAAAACTCTCTCCTAGAGCAAACATAAAACAAGGAATACTCATGATCGCCATAAGAGATGAGTAAACTTTACGAGGACCAAACCGATCTACTAACATTCCAATAATTACACGTGCTGGAATTGTTAAAGCAACGTTCATTGTGAGCAGCACTCCAACTTCTTGATCCGTTAAATTCAAAGTTTCTTTAATGGTAGCAACAAAAGGTGCCATATTAAACCAAACAACAAATGTAATGAAAAATGCAAAAGTCGTTAACATTAAAATCTTAATATTCCCTTTGTATGGGTTGCCTGTTTTAGTACTCATCCCAATCACTCCTTCATCATTTTTACTAGACACCCCGTTGTGTCTATATACCTTTTTAAAAAAACAAAACCTACCTACAGAATGAACCTTTGAAAAGGTATCACTCAGTAGGTAGGCACCTTTGCCTGCTAACTAACTCAACACATCTTCGTGTTGAAACGATTTTATTTTAAGGTTATTATATTTAATTTATAAATCCATGTCAACTTAATTTACATATTTTTTTAAAGTTATGAAAGTTATGATATTACAAGCGGGATTCCACTTAAAACAATTGAAAACGCTCTCTTAAAACGTACATTAAAGTATACCTTTATGATTTTGTTCGTTTTTGAAGGGAAATGCGTAGACCTTTTTATATAAGTATGTTATATTTATAACTAATTCATGTTAGTATATATGACATAAAGTTGTCCGTTCATCATTCATTGAATAAAATGTACTATACTTTTTTTAGATAAACTATAAAGAAACTGAAGAATAATCATGTGAGTTAGTAGAAAAAAATAACTTTGATGGGGGTATTTTTATGCTACAGTATTTTCTTCTCATCAACGATTCAAATGTTTTGGAAATGGGAGAGAAAAAAGTAAATTCAACTTCAAATTTCATAGAAACATTAAACACAATAGGTTATCATGTCCAATCCATTACAACAAAAAACAATATTGAAAAGAAAGGATTAAACCCCATTGATGCAGTTATTTTACGAGTTAAAATATCTGATTTGTTTGGGTGGTCACAAAAAATTATTTCTATTAAAGATGTTCCTCTTATTTGGTGGTGTGATACGTATACATCAAATAATAGAGAATACAAACTAGATTTAGGGATCGATGGGATGATCTTTCCTCAAATGGAGCCGTCTGAATTACATTGGAGTTTTCACCTTTGTGCAAATCAACACAAACTTAAAACACAATGGAAAAAAGAACGCCAGCAATTATTGTATAAATTAGAGGAAAGAAAATGGGTCGAACAAGCAAAAGGAATTATTTCTAAGATGAAAAACATCTCTGAAGCAGAAGCCTATGAATTTTTACGCAAACAAGCTATGAACGATAGAAAAAGACTAGCAGATGTAGCGATTTCAATTGTTAAGGTTCATCAACTACTCAATGAATAAATGGATTCGTGCGATAACTAGCCTTTGTTTGACAAAATTATTTCTCGGGAAATATAATTTGACAAATTATTTCACATTTTGTCCTTTGATCTCCTGCCTCTTTTTATTTATGATAAGAGTAAACTAAGGGAATTATTTTTAGAAAAAGGTCTGGGGGTAATTTAATGTCTAATCAAAGGAAACTTGTGTTTATTACTTTTAGCCTCATTCTGATTTTAACAACAGCTTGCAGTGATCAGAATGGTTCTGAGCCGGAGACTCAAATAAATATAGTCGACAAAAAATCAACAGAGTATCAAATTTATCAAAAAAATAAATGCCTTTCATGTCATGGAACGGATTTAGAAGGTCGTATGGGACCATTAACTAACTTACAGCAAATTGGAGCACGTTTAGAAAAAGAAGAAATCAAAAATATACTGCTAAATGGAAAAGAAGGCACGCATATGCCTGCTTATGAAGGTGTATTACCCGAAGAAAACATTAATATTTTATCGGATTGGTTATCTGAAATGAAATAACATATAATTAATTTGAAAAACCA comes from Chengkuizengella sediminis and encodes:
- a CDS encoding ArsR/SmtB family transcription factor encodes the protein MTEENNHQSNGNDYNELDKETLFIVSQTFKALSDPTRIRIIHLLVNQEYSVNEISEKLGLLQSTVSHQLRFLKNLRLVKYRRAGTTMYYSHDDEHVVDLLEQAINHAQHL
- a CDS encoding molybdopterin oxidoreductase family protein, translated to MALTLFKKKKKSQKNQPVSNQSHCCFCSMQCSLQLVPSDKKSGLVVKPSPDFPVATGRLCQKGLNSLDHVVHPSRIREPLVRVGEEGDKKWSTTSWETAFDQISNKMKELQNIHGKDSVSVFGGGSLTNEVSYLLGKFTRVALQSKYIDYNGRYCMSTAAAAGNKAFGVDRGLTLPLAELENAKYIILAGSNIAECQPTMLPYLMAAKKKGAVIVTIDPRNTKTSKLSDIHVRLQPGFDAMFVNALLHVIVNEKLYDVQFIKDKTNGFSELVDTVKPFSPDVVEEMTGILAPKIRTIARGFAKAKTGIVFTARGLEQQVNGVENTLNYINLCLTTGKIGKSGCGFGAVTGQANGQGGREHGQKADQLPGYRMLEDKSAREHVAKVWGISPDELPRNGVSAFEMFEKMNAGEIKAMIVLGSNPIVSSPNNAVVEQALKKLELLVVVDLFETETAEYADWLIPGSSFLEAEGTLTNLEGRVFHRAKVLETPNENLLDYEIICEFAERLGRGQYFQYQSIEDVFNELARASAGGKADYGGITYERLKEEKGLFWPCHEPNHPGTPMMFKDGFYHEDGKAKIFAIKPEKPAEPIDQEYPYILTTGRLANHYLSGAQTRRTENLNKRSPLPVAEIHPWLAKKIGLLPNQKINITSRRGSLDFHVKITEGIHPKTIFVPFHWGKELAINQLTNDALAPISRMPEFKICAVRVKAIK
- the nirD gene encoding nitrite reductase small subunit NirD gives rise to the protein MNNLKSDKSWVEVANYDDLPVNSGKTVRFKEKELAIFRLTSGKILAIENRCPHKDGVLAEGIVSGEYVFCPLHDRKIDLSSGLVQKPDTGCVTTFDVYVENGKVYIALLEKSEIAS
- the nirB gene encoding nitrite reductase large subunit NirB, producing the protein MSQKEKLVVIGNGMAGVNTVEHILKLAPNQFDITIFGSEPHPNYNRILLSYVLAGDSKVDDIVINSYEWYEEHGISLYTGETITEINSETKIVTSDKGTTISYDKLIISTGSNAFMLPLPGADKEGVIAYRTIQDCEYMMEAAKNYKKAVVIGGGLLGLEAARGFLNLGMKVDVVHICDSIMERQLDRTASKMLQEKLESQGMNFLLNKQTEKILGKDRVKGLKFSDGSKVDADLVVMAVGISPNVQLAVDAGIEVKRGIVVNDFLETSVKDIFSVGECAEHRGIGYGLVAPLFEQGAVLAKKIAGVDTNPYEGSVVYTKLKVSGVDVFSGGEFIDGDNTKAIKIEDEFSGIYKKVLVRENKIIGAVLFGDTSDGTRLMQMIRNETDITGYEKAAILKDPDENSGKGSSVADMSDDEIICGCNGVSKGTICSVIKEQGLTSVEEVKNCTTASRSCGGCKSLVSDLLEYTIGDEFDKSAQKETMCECTDLEKEEIVVQIKEKGLSHVREVMSVLDWKNEEGCSKCRPAINYYLGMVNPKQYQDDSTSRFVNERMHANIQKDGTYSVVPRMYGGVTNPADLKKIATVAEKYNVPKVKITGGQRIDLLGVKKEDLTNMWEELDMPSGYAYGKAVRTVKTCVGEEFCRFGTADSMGMGIQIEKRFERLNTPAKVKMAVSGCPRNCAESGIKDLGVVAIDGGWELYAGGNGGVKLRKGDLVATVKTEAEVIEYTEAYLQYYRETGVYGERTSEWVERLGVQHIQDILADEAKREELCGRMDTALSVLKDPWKEAVKSEKIQKDLYEVIEAK
- a CDS encoding NarK family nitrate/nitrite MFS transporter, yielding MSTKTGNPYKGNIKILMLTTFAFFITFVVWFNMAPFVATIKETLNLTDQEVGVLLTMNVALTIPARVIIGMLVDRFGPRKVYSSLMAIMSIPCFMFALGESFVQLFIARTLLAMIGAGFVIGIRMVSEWFPAKHLGVAEGVYGGWGNFGSAAAAFTLPLIAVYIMEHSFGLENGWRWAIGFTGLVSLLYSFIYFKSVKDTPEGRQFKRPKRSGAMEVSNYGDMIFLMAMTLPMYVILGVLTWKVQGLGLINSGISSLIYGLLALLFISNCYKIWSVNKEHIQEGVQEKEKYSFKQVAILDLAYFCTFGSELAVVSMLPLFFLTTFNLSVTQAGMIASSYAFMNLVARPSGGWLSDKFGRKKTLTILVAGLSVTYLCMGFVNASWSIIAAVILTMTCSFFVQAGEGSVFSMVPLVKKRLTGQVAGMVGAYGNVGATTFLTVLTFVSPQAFFVVIGCASLVCFAACFFLKEPDVEAIEQQAAEVEEDMVGEKVVA
- a CDS encoding ANTAR domain-containing response regulator; protein product: MLQYFLLINDSNVLEMGEKKVNSTSNFIETLNTIGYHVQSITTKNNIEKKGLNPIDAVILRVKISDLFGWSQKIISIKDVPLIWWCDTYTSNNREYKLDLGIDGMIFPQMEPSELHWSFHLCANQHKLKTQWKKERQQLLYKLEERKWVEQAKGIISKMKNISEAEAYEFLRKQAMNDRKRLADVAISIVKVHQLLNE
- a CDS encoding c-type cytochrome; translation: MSNQRKLVFITFSLILILTTACSDQNGSEPETQINIVDKKSTEYQIYQKNKCLSCHGTDLEGRMGPLTNLQQIGARLEKEEIKNILLNGKEGTHMPAYEGVLPEENINILSDWLSEMK